In Thunnus thynnus chromosome 20, fThuThy2.1, whole genome shotgun sequence, a single window of DNA contains:
- the LOC137172210 gene encoding heparan sulfate glucosamine 3-O-sulfotransferase 2-like, whose product MACALLFSRLLPFSHRLSRTSICLLSLFLSYLCYCVLFPADNIMQKSGDPMPSCQRVLADGGKRRLQKSASCVLPLDARPSSVEASRPKADQRPPSALLVVRNDTPSPPMGNLKFGNKKLPNAIIVGVKKGGTRAVLEFIRIHPDVRAAGTETHFFDRNYDRGLEWYRGLMPRTLESQITMEKTPSYFVTKETPHRISAMSRDTKLIVVVRDPVTRAISDYTQTLSKTPDLPSFQELAFRNQSLGIVDTSWNAIRIGLYALHLENWLRYFPLAHIHFVSGERLITDPAGELARVQDFLGLKRIVTDKHFYFNRTKGFPCLKKPESSGSPRCLGKSKGRTHVQIDRDAIEQLRDFYRPYNVKFYEMVGHDFKWE is encoded by the exons ATGGCATGCGCGCTCCTCTTCAGTCGACTTCTTCCCTTCTCACACAGGCTCTCAAGAACATCCATTTGTTTGCTATCTCTTTTCCTTTCATATTTGTGTTACTGTGTATTATTCCCTGCCGATAACATCATGCAAAAGTCAGGTGATCCGATGCCCAGCTGCCAGCGCGTCTTGGCTGATGGAGGCAAAAGGCGCCTTCAGAAATCCGCGTCGTGCGTTTTGCCGTTGGATGCAAGACCGAGCAGCGTTGAGGCATCTCGGCCTAAAGCCGACCAAAGACCTCCTTCGGCTCTCCTGGTCGTCAGGAATGACACCCCCAGCCCACCGATGGGTAATTTAAAGTTTGGGAATAAAAAGTTACCGAATGCCATCATAGTTGGTGTGAAAAAGGGAGGGACGAGAGCTGTTTTGGAGTTCATAAGAATTCATCCTGATGTGCGAGCGGCTGGCACAGAGACACACTTCTTCGACAGGAATTATGATAGAGGCCTGGAGTGGTACAG AGGTTTAATGCCAAGGACTCTTGAAAGCCAAATCACGATGGAGAAGACACCAAGCTACTTTGTGACTAAAGAGACACCACACAGGATCTCTGCCATGTCCCGAGATACCAAGCTCATTGTGGTGGTGAGGGACCCTGTCACCCGTGCAATATCAGATTACACTCAGACTTTATCCAAAACGCCTGACCTGCCGAGCTTCCAGGAGCTGGCCTTCAGAAACCAGAGCCTGGGCATCGTGGACACGTCCTGGAACGCCATTCGGATCGGCCTGTACGCCCTGCACCTTGAAAACTGGCTCCGTTACTTCCCCCTGGCTCACATCCACTTTGTTAGTGGAGAGCGTCTTATCACAGACCCGGCGGGGGAGTTGGCTCGGGTGCAGGACTTCCTAGGGTTAAAACGTATTGTCACAGACAAACACTTCTATTTCAACCGCACCAAGGGCTTCCCTTGCCTTAAGAAGCCTGAGAGCAGTGGCTCGCCCCGTTGCCTGGGCAAGTCAAAGGGCAGAACTCATGTGCAGATAGACAGAGATGCTATCGAACAGCTGCGAGACTTCTACAGACCTT